From one Humulus lupulus chromosome 8, drHumLupu1.1, whole genome shotgun sequence genomic stretch:
- the LOC133793448 gene encoding peroxidase 56-like gives MATQKVLLCFALQFVFVLSVLHHTANAQGLKVGFYKNTCPKAEDIVTQITYETVKVAPSLAAPLMRMHYHDCFVRGCEGSVLLNSATNQSEKFAIPNLSLRGFQIIDKIKTALEKECPQVVSCADIVALVARDSVVALNGPSWEVETGRRDGRVSNITEALLQLVAPFANITALKTAFSTRGLSAQDIAVLSGAHTIGTSHCTAFNNRLYNFTGKGDTDPTLDSEYVAKLKMKCKPADQTTLVEMDPGSFKTFDVKYFDLVAKRRGLFSSDSALLDDSETKAYVLSHATGSGTSSFFKDFGVSMVNMGRLGVLTGSAGEIRKVCTAVN, from the exons ATGGCTACTCAAAAGGTTCTATTATGTTTTGCTTTACAATTTGTTTTCGTACTCTCCGTTCTTCACCACACTGCAAACGCTCAGGGCTTGAAAGTTGGTTTCTATAAAAATACATGCCCAAAAGCAGAGGATATTGTAACGCAAATCACATACGAAACAGTGAAAGTAGCACCATCACTGGCAGCCCCTTTGATGAGGATGCATTATCATGATTGTTTTGTTAGG GGTTGTGAAGGTTCAGTGCTGTTGAATTCAGCCACTAACCAGTCTGAGAAATTCGCCATTCCGAATTTGAGTCTTCGTGGTTTCCAAATTATTGATAAAATCAAGACTGCACTAGAAAAAGAGTGCCCTCAAGTGGTTTCGTGTGCTGACATAGTGGCCCTTGTTGCCAGGGATTCGGTGGTTGCG TTGAATGGACCCAGCTGGGAAGTTGAAACCGGAAGAAGAGACGGCAGAGTTTCGAATATAACTGAGGCCCTCTTACAACTAGTTGCACCTTTTGCAAACATTACTGCACTCAAAACTGCCTTTTCAACCAGGGGTTTAAGCGCACAAGACATAGCAGTGCTCTCAG GTGCACACACCATTGGAACTTCACACTGCACTGCCTTCAACAACCGTCTGTACAACTTCACCGGAAAAGGTGACACCGACCCGACCTTGGATTCGGAGTACGTTGCCAAACTGAAGATGAAGTGCAAGCCTGCTGACCAGACCACATTGGTGGAGATGGACCCAGGAAGTTTCAAAACATTTGATGTCAAATACTTCGACCTCGTCGCCAAGAGAAGGGGCCTCTTCTCATCTGACTCTGCGCTTCTCGACGACAGTGAGACTAAAGCTTACGTTTTGAGTCACGCCACAGGCTCCGGGACATcctctttcttcaaggactttgGTGTTTCCATGGTCAACATGGGAAGGCTTGGAGTTCTCACCGGTTCAGCTGGTGAAATCAGGAAGGTCTGCACCGCGGTTAACTAA